Part of the Streptomyces antimycoticus genome, CCCGTTCGGCAGATAGGCGATCTCCACCCGGTCTTCGGAGGTGCTGCCAGGTGCGCTGAGCCACTCGACACCGGAAATGTCGAGGGCGTACAGCTCTTCCTTCTCTTTGGCGTCGGCCACTGGTGGAGAACCCCTTCGGATACCGCGGATAACATCCCGCCCGGCCTTTGGGCGGAAGGCGAGGGCGGGCCACTGCGCCCGGACTCCCGCCACGTCTCACAGTGTTGTCCACAGCGCGTGACGCGGCAATCGAACATGGGGACAAGGGCTCGGTAGGGTGGCGCCGCGCGTGTGACGCGGGCGGGGATGCGATGGATCAATGGCCGGGGGGCTTCCAGATGAGTAGGGACTGCGGCGCGCAGAGAACCGGAGCCATGGCT contains:
- a CDS encoding DUF397 domain-containing protein gives rise to the protein MADAKEKEELYALDISGVEWLSAPGSTSEDRVEIAYLPNGAVAMRNSADPDTVLRYTEAEWHAFVLGARDGEFDLT